A stretch of Podospora bellae-mahoneyi strain CBS 112042 chromosome 5, whole genome shotgun sequence DNA encodes these proteins:
- a CDS encoding hypothetical protein (EggNog:ENOG503PYRJ) translates to MPVATVSVNPFNPACLDTSCLNQVVGLSGNDAAVQFSSCVAQFGSPVVSTVTPTETVFVTATTTVEYIDVIVSFTTATSTLEETLTSYDSLVQTATEYTTTNVVTVSTTVTASPAPPVGKKMRKRRGCTRKSSSSTVSQVETVTTTEPSTTETETITPTLPAASVCSDEAEYSSACSCIGAVGDITETVTATADISTSTLYETVSSATPSVSESVINVVVTTVLVKPATVTTTTTVSTNLQTTTTVTNIIQPTQQSKLVLNNGPRQGRYLTIVNGYLQYDINNVGAAVAADFEFTSSGQPWLVSNPDIKLYSTQTSAQVGVLYMETDAQAASKGDPIVTCNVDGNGIMSCGIPERGFGVVFSCGAYLYVARPTWSQSGCTAVTFRIV, encoded by the exons ATGCCTGTCGCAACAGTCTCCGTTAACCCCTTTAATCCGGCATGCTTGGATACAAGCTGTCTGAACCAGGTTGTTGGCCTCTCTGGCAATGACGCGGCCGTGCAGTTCTCGTCTTGCGTGGCCCAGTTCGGGTCGCCTGTCGTGTCGACTGT AACGCCCACCGAGACGGTCTTTGTCACTGCTACCACGACTGTTGAATACATCGATGTCATCGTGTCGTTTACCACTGCCACGTCAACGTTAGAGGAGACCTTGACCTCGTATGATAGTCTTGTCCAGACGGCAACCGAGTACACCACTACAAATGTCGTTACCGTCTCGACCACCGTCACTGCCAGCCCTGCCCCACCCGTTGGCAAGAAAATGCGCAAGCGCAGGGGGTGCACGAGaaagtcgtcgtcatcaaCTGTGAGCCAAGTCGAGACCGTCACGACGACTGAGCCGTCAACTACCGAGACTGAGACCATCACCCCGACATTGCCGGCGGCTTCCGTCTGCTCAGACGAAGCCGAATACTCCTCCGCCTGCTCCTGCATCGGCGCCGTAGGCGACATCACCGAGACGGTCACTGCCACGGCCGAcatctccacctcgaccCTTTACGAAACAGTCAGCAGCGCCACCCCCTCCGTTTCGGAATCAGTGATCAACGTCGTCGTCACCACCGTGCTCGTCAAGCCCGCAACCGTAACCACCACGACAACCGTCAgcaccaacctccaaaccacaacaacagtaACAAACATCATCCAGCCAACCCAGCAGAGCAAGCTCGTCCTGAACAACGGCCCCCGTCAGGGGAGATACCTCACCATTGTCAATGGCTATTTGCAGTACGACATCAACAATGTTGGCGCGGCAGTGGCGGCGGACTTTGAGTTTACGTCCAGCGGACAGCCTTGGTTGGTTTCCAACCCGGATATTAAGCTGTATTCCACCCAGACCAGCGCACAGGTTGGCGTGTTGTATATGGAGACGGACGCGCAGGCTGCGAGTAAGGGGGATCCGATTGTGACGTGCAATgtggatgggaatgggatcATGAGCTGCGGGATTCCtgagagggggtttggggtggttTTTAGCTGTGGTGCTTATTTGTATGTTGCTAGACCGACTTGGTCGCAGTCGGGGTGTACGGCGGTTACATTTAGGATCGTATAA
- a CDS encoding hypothetical protein (EggNog:ENOG503NVJG; COG:O) produces MDLSGLDPETLRLMVQMQLDDLHALGETASQKGKGRSGEKPDFALAIEGYRDELLRTSQLLADEAISKSITQAVRQDAAVIRALEVEEQRAASDREMAFQLSGTKNPYSSTIPRPATPALDDETLGRLEQLWISPDRAGASGHAESSAWASSRKQEVSGENSKKKECVACNNAFFSFDMVNSNGCGHAYCRDCIKTLFQSSILDESLFPPRCCGNQLLLDSCRPLLPSALVGQFRARKIELETPNRTYCHLPTCSTFVPPQAIKGNIATCPWCSARTCDVCKKAAHANSDCPEDPATQELIRLAAAEGWQKCRSCLRFVELGHGCYHITCRCGAQFCYVCGEPWKNCSCPQWEENRLLDRANVIVGRNAGAARLPDWQRVNLVEQERQNQIINHECRHERWKSRRGPQECDECHDELPNFIYECRQCRIMACRRCRFNRL; encoded by the exons ATGGATCTGTCTGGTCTCGACCCTGAGACCTTGCGTCTCATGGTGCAGATGCAACTCGACGACCTTCATGCTCTTGGAGAAACGGCCAGCCAAAAAGGCAAGGGCCGCTCGGGAGAAAAACCCGACTTCGCCCTCGCCATCGAAGGATACCGCGATGAATTACTGCGCACTTCCCAGCTCCTAGCCGACGAAGCCATAAGCAAGAGCATTACGCAAGCAGTGAGACAAGACGCCGCTGTGATCCGAGCTCTGGAAGTAGAAGAGCAGCGAGCCGCCAGTGACAGGGAGATGGCATTTCAGTTGTCTGGAACGAAAAATCCGTACAGCAGCACAATTCCACGGCCAGCAACGCCTGCTCTCGACGACGAAACGCTTGGAAGGCTGGAACAGCTTTGGATCTCTCCGGATCGTGCTGGCGCGAGTGGACATGCGGAATCATCTGCCTGGGCTTCGAGCAGAAAGCAAGAAGTGTCAGGAGAgaacagcaagaagaaggaatgTGTTGCGTGCAATaacgccttcttctcctttgaCATGGTCAACAGCAACGGGTGCGGCCACGCTTACTGCCGCGATTGTATAAAGACCCTATTTCAGTCTTCAATCTTGGACGAGTCGCTCTTTCCGCCTCGCTGCTGCGGAAATCAACTCCTTCTGGACAGCTGccgacccctcctcccgtcagCGCTCGTTGGACAGTTTCGGGCCAGGAAGATTGAGCTCGAGACGCCAAACCGAACTTACTGTCACCTACCAACCTGCTCAACCTTTGTCCCACCGCAGGCTATCAAGGGAAACATTGCAACATGCCCATGGTGCAGCGCCAGAACCTGTGACGTGTGCAAGAAGGCGGCTCATGCAAACAGTGACTGCCCAGAGGACCCTGCCACGCAAGAGCTCATCCGTCTCGCGGCGGCTGAGGGATGGCAGAAATGTCGGTCTTGCTTGAGATTTGTCGAGCTCGGTCACGGATGCTACCACATTA CTTGCCGCTGCGGTGCGCAGTTTTGCTATGTTTGCGGAGAGCCCTGGAAAAACTGCAGTTGTCCTCAGTGGGAGGAAAACCGCCTCCTTGATCGGGCAAACGTTATTGTGGGTCGCAACGCCGGAGCCGCCCGGCTTCCAGACTGGCAGCGAGTCAACCTAGTCGAGCAAGAGAGGCAGAACCAGATTATCAACCACGAGTGTCGACACGAGAGATGGAAGTCACGCCGAGGCCCTCAGGAGTGCGACGAGTGCCACGATGAGCTTCCGAATTTCATCTATGAGTGTCGGCAGTGTAGGATCATGGCTTGCCGACGATGCCGGTTCAATCGTTTGTGA